A region of the Clostridium estertheticum subsp. estertheticum genome:
GTCAGTTTGCCCTTATTATCTTTGGTAGCATCGTTGGAGTGGGTGTTTTATCACTTCCCAATGGTGTAGTAAAAGCTGCTCATCAGGATGGTTGGATTTGCACTTTAATTGGTGGAATATATCCATTATATGTTGTAAGTATAGCCAACTATATAAGTAAAAGATTTCCTAATGATAACATACTAAATTTGAGTAAAAAGTATTTTGGTAAAATTCTTGGGAGTATCTTTAATTTAATCTTTGCTTCTTATTTTATTTTTATAACATCGATGATTGCTTGTTATTATAGTAATTTAATGCGAAGTTATATGATGGGATTTTTAACTCCTTTTAAACTTATAGCTATCCTAGTTATCTGCATTATTTATGCGGCTTCGAGAGGGTTAAAAGTAATAGGAAGAATAAGTGAGATTTCTTTTTACGTTACAATCATTCTTCTTTTATCACCTATAATAGCTTTACGATTTCCGAACATGACAAATATCTATCCTGTATTTGGTTCTGGTTTTAGTTCAATAGCAAAGGGAGCTGTAAAGTCAAGTTTTGCTTATGGAGGAGCGGAAATAATCCTACTTATCTATCCTTTTGTAAAAAAGAAAAAGAAAATTCTTAAATCTTCCCTTATAAGTGTGATTATTGCTATTACTCTTTATGTTTGGTGCGTTTTTATAACTATATATTATTTAGGCCCAGATATTGTGGACAAAAGTTTTTGGTCATTTTTGGTGGTAACAGAAAGCATAACCGTATCAGTAATCAATAACTATAGATACATTTTTATGACATTTTGGAGTTTAGTTGCAT
Encoded here:
- a CDS encoding GerAB/ArcD/ProY family transporter, whose product is MERSSDKKQSLTVSQFALIIFGSIVGVGVLSLPNGVVKAAHQDGWICTLIGGIYPLYVVSIANYISKRFPNDNILNLSKKYFGKILGSIFNLIFASYFIFITSMIACYYSNLMRSYMMGFLTPFKLIAILVICIIYAASRGLKVIGRISEISFYVTIILLLSPIIALRFPNMTNIYPVFGSGFSSIAKGAVKSSFAYGGAEIILLIYPFVKKKKKILKSSLISVIIAITLYVWCVFITIYYLGPDIVDKSFWSFLVVTESITVSVINNYRYIFMTFWSLVAFKSMSINCYASIYILKEFAHKIKTKNIYFLMYPLLVYLALKFGNEIGRQNINEIILPWFIIFNLLYMTSIAIFISFKGGGRA